The Verrucomicrobiales bacterium genome has a segment encoding these proteins:
- a CDS encoding phosphoadenylyl-sulfate reductase has translation MLTASEVKRLNERFDVAPTQEILAWAWEKFGARAAIGTSFQGAGLVMMHLAKAHGLPFPVFTVDTNLLFPETYALKRRLEDFFGAPIEGLQPDLTLKQQEEAQGPELWKRNPDLCCTMRKVMPLQAKLSDLHCWITGLRRQQSATRSEIGIVEVYVFDESEGRDIVKLNPMANWSRDAVWKYLHEHGIPYNPLHDQGYRSIGCQPCTEKSAGGENERAGRWTGFNKVECGIHTFLPKKVDFQI, from the coding sequence ATGCTCACTGCATCCGAAGTCAAACGCCTCAACGAACGGTTCGACGTAGCTCCAACTCAGGAAATCCTGGCTTGGGCTTGGGAAAAGTTCGGCGCGCGCGCCGCTATCGGCACGAGTTTTCAGGGGGCTGGGCTCGTGATGATGCACCTGGCCAAGGCCCATGGGCTCCCGTTCCCCGTTTTCACAGTAGATACCAATCTGCTCTTCCCCGAAACCTACGCTCTCAAGCGCCGGCTAGAGGACTTCTTTGGAGCGCCCATTGAAGGTCTCCAACCCGACCTCACCCTCAAACAGCAGGAGGAAGCTCAAGGGCCTGAACTCTGGAAACGGAACCCAGACTTGTGCTGCACCATGCGCAAGGTCATGCCCCTGCAAGCTAAGCTCTCGGATCTACACTGCTGGATTACCGGACTCCGCCGCCAGCAATCTGCCACCCGATCCGAGATCGGGATCGTCGAGGTCTATGTGTTCGATGAGTCCGAGGGACGAGACATCGTCAAACTCAATCCCATGGCCAATTGGAGCCGGGATGCAGTCTGGAAATACCTGCATGAACACGGGATACCCTACAACCCGCTCCACGACCAAGGCTATCGCTCCATCGGATGCCAACCCTGCACAGAAAAGTCGGCGGGCGGCGAAAATGAGCGAGCCGGCCGCTGGACCGGCTTCAACAAGGTCGAGTGCGGTATCCACACCTTCCTGCCCAAAAAGGTCGATTTTCAGATCTGA
- the rsmB gene encoding 16S rRNA (cytosine(967)-C(5))-methyltransferase RsmB yields MEKPRQIAFRVLQRHAESDEYVEDVLSAELRNSPLAGSDRGLTHELVCGVVRLQRALDWMIDRRTDGRPQQPIIRTILRLGLYQLLWLERVPPHAAVNETVELAKALNLGPIAGFINAVMRGVAGSLPETRLALKELESTNPDIAFSHPGWLCRRWEEHWGRENMLKLIQWNNLPPRIYARLNTLKITQAALEEAWRDEKVVFERRSFPWATRFVIYELIEHPPIAHLKSFLEGGFYIQDPSTLLAVETMDPQPGETVLDLCAAPGGKTSLIAQQMQNRGQIIAQDTHRARLLRLRDNCSRLGVSIVRASSSTGVTHPELSLSFDRILVDAPCSNTGVTRRRVDLRWRVKAEEIYRLQSTQQELLADAAVQLKPGGLLVYSTCSLEPEENQAVSKWFVSQHQDFRCVQEQQLKPFEHAVDGAFVAAFRKRPHPGTHSAVDNISRRPDGSSVS; encoded by the coding sequence GTGGAAAAACCAAGACAAATTGCCTTCAGGGTACTTCAGCGCCATGCTGAAAGTGATGAGTATGTCGAAGATGTACTCTCGGCCGAACTGAGAAACAGCCCGCTCGCAGGGAGCGACCGTGGCCTGACTCATGAACTCGTGTGCGGAGTGGTTCGGCTTCAGCGAGCTCTGGATTGGATGATCGACCGGCGTACCGATGGCAGACCCCAGCAACCCATCATCCGCACGATTCTTCGGCTGGGCTTGTACCAGCTTCTATGGCTCGAGCGAGTGCCTCCACATGCCGCAGTGAACGAAACCGTGGAGCTCGCGAAGGCGCTCAACTTGGGACCCATCGCCGGCTTCATCAACGCTGTAATGCGCGGTGTCGCAGGATCACTGCCTGAGACCAGACTCGCTCTCAAGGAACTCGAAAGCACAAATCCGGATATCGCCTTCTCCCATCCAGGGTGGTTGTGCCGAAGATGGGAGGAACATTGGGGTCGGGAGAACATGCTCAAACTGATTCAATGGAATAATTTGCCGCCCCGTATCTACGCCCGATTGAACACCCTGAAGATCACCCAAGCCGCCCTCGAAGAAGCGTGGCGTGATGAGAAAGTGGTTTTTGAGCGACGCAGCTTCCCTTGGGCCACCAGATTTGTAATTTACGAGCTGATTGAACACCCTCCCATCGCCCACCTGAAGTCGTTTCTAGAGGGGGGTTTTTACATTCAGGACCCCAGTACGTTGCTGGCCGTCGAAACCATGGACCCGCAGCCTGGAGAAACCGTGCTCGACCTCTGCGCCGCCCCCGGAGGCAAGACAAGTTTGATTGCTCAGCAGATGCAGAACCGCGGGCAAATCATCGCGCAGGACACGCACCGAGCTCGACTTCTGCGATTGCGAGATAACTGTTCAAGGCTGGGCGTAAGCATCGTCCGAGCATCCTCCAGCACAGGGGTAACTCATCCGGAACTTAGCCTCAGTTTCGATCGCATTCTGGTCGATGCGCCATGCTCCAACACCGGAGTTACGCGGCGTCGTGTCGACCTCCGCTGGCGCGTCAAAGCTGAGGAGATCTACCGACTTCAATCCACCCAGCAAGAATTGCTCGCCGATGCGGCGGTCCAACTCAAGCCAGGGGGATTGCTGGTCTACAGCACCTGCAGCCTTGAGCCAGAGGAGAACCAAGCCGTCAGCAAGTGGTTTGTCTCTCAGCACCAGGACTTTAGGTGTGTGCAGGAACAACAGCTAAAACCCTTCGAACACGCGGTTGATGGAGCTTTTGTAGCGGCCTTCCGCAAGCGACCCCATCCCGGAACCCATTCCGCTGTTGACAATATCAGCAGGAGGCCCGATGGTTCATCGGTAAGTTAA
- a CDS encoding NADPH-dependent assimilatory sulfite reductase hemoprotein subunit: MSASSEAKLSHNEIIKQAIPTLAGNIGSTLADASLDRFSEDDTQFLKFHGIYQQDDRDKRKTGKFFMFMIRGRIPGGVLNANQYGVFDDLANQYGNSTLRITSRQSFQFHGVVKQGLGKVMKGINESLLDTLAACGDVNRNVMSPPTPATNALGAQVLEDARLVSQALLPKTKAYHSIWVEGVQLNLEDPENKEFSDPLYGKTYLPRKFKVAFAIPPLNDTDVLTNCMGFIAIEEHGKLLGYNLTAGGGLGMSHGNAETFPRVADVIGFITPEQLVPISKGVLTVHRDFGDRTNRKHARLKYVLEDKGVEWFRNELQQRTGIQLQPAKPFRFEKQGDLFGWHPQQDGGLFLGLYVETGRIKDEGTYQLKTALRKIVDAYKPEIRLTPSQNIVLSNLKATDREAITKLLAQHGIPVDNQATAIRRASMACPALPTCGLALAESERYLPGLLSRVESLLAELGLSQQELVIRMTGCPNGCARPYMAEIGFVGRAPGKYNILLGGNESSTRLNRSYRDNVKDADVIPELRTVLGRYAKERQPAEAFGDWCARVLWNETAQA, translated from the coding sequence ATGAGCGCGTCTTCCGAAGCCAAACTCTCGCACAACGAGATAATCAAGCAGGCCATCCCTACGCTTGCTGGCAACATTGGCAGTACTTTGGCGGATGCATCTCTGGATCGCTTTTCGGAGGACGACACTCAGTTCCTTAAGTTCCACGGCATCTACCAACAGGACGACCGGGACAAGCGCAAGACCGGGAAGTTCTTCATGTTCATGATCCGGGGGCGCATTCCGGGTGGTGTGTTGAACGCGAACCAATATGGAGTGTTTGACGATTTGGCCAACCAGTATGGCAACTCGACCTTGCGGATCACCTCGCGACAGAGCTTCCAGTTCCATGGCGTCGTCAAGCAGGGGCTCGGAAAAGTGATGAAGGGCATCAACGAGAGCTTGCTGGACACGCTGGCCGCTTGTGGGGACGTCAATCGTAATGTCATGTCTCCCCCCACCCCGGCCACCAATGCACTGGGTGCACAAGTATTGGAAGATGCCCGCCTCGTTTCTCAGGCGCTCCTACCTAAAACCAAGGCGTATCACTCGATCTGGGTGGAAGGTGTGCAGCTAAACCTAGAGGATCCGGAGAACAAGGAGTTCAGCGATCCTCTCTACGGCAAGACCTATCTGCCGCGCAAATTTAAGGTCGCCTTCGCCATCCCACCGTTGAACGACACCGACGTGTTGACGAATTGCATGGGGTTCATTGCGATCGAAGAGCACGGGAAGCTGCTCGGCTACAACCTAACCGCTGGAGGCGGCCTGGGGATGAGCCACGGTAACGCTGAAACGTTCCCGCGGGTAGCCGATGTGATCGGATTCATAACGCCCGAGCAACTGGTCCCGATTTCCAAAGGCGTGCTCACCGTCCACCGGGATTTCGGCGACCGAACCAACCGCAAACATGCCCGTCTGAAATACGTGCTCGAAGATAAGGGCGTCGAGTGGTTCCGCAACGAACTCCAGCAGCGCACCGGCATCCAGCTTCAGCCGGCCAAGCCCTTCAGATTCGAGAAGCAGGGGGATCTCTTCGGCTGGCATCCTCAGCAGGACGGCGGGCTCTTCCTCGGACTTTACGTGGAAACCGGCCGCATCAAGGACGAGGGGACCTACCAGCTCAAGACTGCATTGCGCAAAATCGTCGACGCCTATAAGCCCGAAATTCGGCTCACGCCATCCCAAAACATCGTCCTATCGAACCTGAAAGCCACCGACCGCGAGGCGATCACCAAGTTGCTAGCGCAGCACGGCATCCCTGTGGACAACCAAGCAACCGCTATCCGGCGGGCCTCCATGGCCTGCCCTGCTCTGCCGACATGCGGATTGGCGCTGGCTGAATCAGAGCGTTATCTCCCGGGTTTGTTGAGCCGTGTAGAAAGTTTGCTTGCCGAACTCGGGCTGAGCCAACAGGAACTGGTGATCCGCATGACCGGCTGCCCCAACGGCTGCGCTCGCCCTTATATGGCCGAAATCGGATTCGTGGGCAGGGCTCCGGGCAAATATAACATCCTGCTCGGCGGAAACGAATCAAGCACCCGGCTCAACCGATCCTACCGCGACAATGTCAAAGATGCCGATGTGATCCCGGAACTTAGGACAGTTCTGGGTCGCTACGCCAAGGAGCGACAACCGGCCGAGGCTTTCGGCGATTGGTGTGCTCGCGTGCTTTGGAACGAGACGGCCCAAGCTTGA
- a CDS encoding GreA/GreB family elongation factor has protein sequence MREEFEKLAAAGKLEVKHIEALVALTTSGYCHHRSWGFGRIKAIDTVFSRFTIDFQTKSGHYMDLGFAAESLRPIPRDHILARKAADLEGLRQMAALHHLDLIKLVIQSFSGRATLEQIQQVLVPDVIADDWRKWWEVAKKEMKKDGHFQIPAKKSDAIIYQVQETALSERLLSEFRSAKGLKAKTTSCNEALKSFSDLTDRATVANEMIAALNGEIATYLRTQPSVALEGIFVRDDLCAAAGLTPSADEIKTTAVWSQDIKFAQIFEQISIGKHKRALQSFRDSAPTLWHEALLGSLNSLSAKATGECATMLISEGKMPQLKDALAMLISRHSASSELLLWLAKERSDSFADILGPEVFRAMLTAIERDQFNEKKSNRLRDYIMDDQQLLVDLIGSADLEVIKDLTRALQLSPCFDDMDKRSLLARIVKSYPAVQSLISGEQSKQDNGLVVSWESLERRKLEYNELVQKTIPANSKEIAIARSYGDLRENHEYKAAKEMQKILMRRKAELEAQLIRARGTDFANAKSDIVSIGTHVDVSNLISNQRERYTILGAWDSAPEKNIISYLTPVAQALLNKKPGESVEFELEGQKRALKVESIELFFKA, from the coding sequence ATGAGAGAAGAGTTTGAAAAGCTGGCCGCAGCCGGGAAGCTCGAAGTAAAGCACATCGAGGCCTTGGTTGCTCTTACCACCAGTGGGTATTGCCATCACCGCAGTTGGGGGTTTGGCCGCATCAAAGCCATTGATACGGTCTTTTCGAGATTTACCATCGATTTCCAGACCAAGTCTGGACACTACATGGATCTCGGATTTGCGGCCGAATCTCTTCGCCCCATTCCTCGGGACCATATCCTGGCGCGCAAGGCGGCTGATCTTGAGGGGTTGCGGCAAATGGCAGCCCTGCATCATCTAGACTTGATTAAGTTGGTAATCCAGAGCTTCAGTGGCCGGGCTACTCTCGAGCAGATCCAACAGGTGTTGGTGCCTGACGTTATTGCCGACGATTGGCGCAAATGGTGGGAGGTTGCGAAGAAAGAAATGAAGAAGGATGGGCATTTCCAGATCCCTGCCAAGAAGTCTGACGCCATCATCTATCAAGTGCAGGAAACGGCGCTATCCGAACGACTGCTTTCCGAATTCCGATCGGCCAAAGGTTTGAAAGCCAAGACTACGTCTTGCAACGAGGCTCTCAAGAGCTTCTCAGACTTGACGGATCGGGCCACGGTTGCGAATGAGATGATCGCTGCCCTCAACGGCGAAATTGCGACCTATCTTCGGACCCAACCCTCCGTGGCACTCGAAGGCATCTTCGTTCGGGACGATCTGTGTGCCGCTGCTGGGTTGACCCCGTCTGCTGACGAAATCAAGACCACGGCAGTTTGGAGTCAGGACATCAAGTTTGCTCAAATTTTTGAGCAGATCTCCATTGGGAAGCACAAGAGGGCGTTGCAGTCGTTCCGTGATTCGGCTCCCACTCTTTGGCACGAGGCGTTGCTCGGATCCTTGAACAGCCTCTCCGCAAAGGCGACCGGTGAATGTGCGACGATGCTGATCTCCGAAGGAAAGATGCCTCAACTCAAGGACGCATTGGCGATGCTGATCAGTCGCCACAGCGCCAGTAGTGAATTGCTTCTCTGGTTGGCCAAGGAGCGCTCAGACTCCTTCGCGGACATCCTCGGTCCGGAAGTGTTTCGGGCCATGCTCACCGCGATCGAGCGCGACCAGTTTAATGAGAAAAAGTCCAACCGCTTGCGGGATTACATCATGGATGATCAGCAGTTGCTGGTCGACTTGATCGGTTCAGCCGATTTGGAGGTGATCAAGGACTTGACGCGGGCTCTTCAACTCTCGCCCTGCTTCGACGACATGGACAAGCGCTCCTTGCTCGCGCGGATCGTCAAGAGCTACCCGGCGGTCCAAAGTCTCATCTCTGGCGAGCAATCCAAGCAGGACAACGGGCTCGTGGTATCCTGGGAGAGCCTCGAACGACGCAAACTCGAATACAACGAACTCGTTCAGAAGACCATCCCCGCCAACTCGAAGGAAATCGCCATTGCTCGAAGTTATGGGGACTTGCGCGAGAACCATGAGTATAAGGCGGCGAAGGAGATGCAGAAGATTCTCATGCGACGCAAGGCCGAACTAGAGGCTCAACTCATTCGAGCTCGGGGCACGGATTTTGCCAACGCAAAATCCGACATCGTCAGCATAGGAACTCATGTCGACGTTTCGAACCTGATTTCCAACCAGCGGGAGCGCTATACGATTCTTGGAGCTTGGGACTCAGCTCCCGAGAAGAACATTATTAGCTACCTTACCCCTGTCGCCCAAGCTTTGCTCAACAAGAAACCGGGTGAGTCGGTAGAGTTTGAGCTCGAGGGACAAAAACGGGCCCTCAAAGTGGAGTCTATTGAGTTGTTCTTTAAGGCGTAA
- a CDS encoding sulfate adenylyltransferase subunit 2, with amino-acid sequence MDYLSKLENQSIYIMREAFNKFENLAMLWSIGKDSTVLLWLARKAFLGHVPFPLVHVDTTYKIPSMIEYRDRLAKEWGLQLIVGKNEEVLKTGVTYPNGKATRVECCGTLKKDGLKQVLEKHHFTGVIVGVRRDEEPTRAKERYFSPRDKNMEWNVEDQPPELWDQFKTDFDKDTHIRIHPLLHWTELNIWEYIQRENMPISPLYFANEKGERYRSLGCYPCTFPIKSNAKTISEIITELRGTKVPERSGRAQDKESEDAFEKLRRDGYM; translated from the coding sequence ATGGACTACCTGTCTAAACTGGAAAATCAGAGTATTTATATTATGCGGGAGGCCTTCAACAAGTTCGAGAACCTGGCCATGCTTTGGAGCATTGGCAAAGACTCGACAGTGTTGCTTTGGCTGGCGCGCAAAGCCTTCTTAGGGCACGTCCCGTTCCCTCTGGTTCATGTGGACACCACCTATAAGATCCCCTCGATGATCGAGTATCGCGATCGCTTGGCGAAGGAATGGGGACTGCAGCTGATCGTGGGCAAGAATGAGGAGGTCCTGAAAACCGGTGTGACCTATCCGAACGGCAAGGCTACCCGTGTCGAATGCTGCGGCACGCTCAAGAAGGACGGACTGAAGCAAGTCCTCGAGAAACACCACTTCACGGGAGTGATCGTCGGAGTCCGCCGCGACGAGGAGCCAACCCGCGCCAAAGAGCGCTACTTTAGTCCGCGCGACAAGAACATGGAGTGGAATGTGGAGGACCAGCCGCCCGAGCTGTGGGACCAATTCAAGACTGACTTCGACAAAGACACCCACATTCGGATTCACCCGCTCCTCCACTGGACCGAGCTGAACATTTGGGAATACATCCAGCGGGAAAACATGCCCATCAGCCCCCTCTACTTCGCGAACGAGAAGGGCGAGCGCTACCGCAGCCTGGGATGCTACCCCTGCACCTTCCCGATCAAGTCCAACGCCAAGACGATCAGCGAGATCATCACCGAACTCCGCGGCACCAAGGTCCCCGAGCGTTCGGGTCGGGCTCAAGACAAGGAAAGCGAGGACGCTTTCGAGAAGTTGCGCCGCGACGGCTACATGTAA